The proteins below come from a single Nocardioides eburneiflavus genomic window:
- a CDS encoding maleylpyruvate isomerase family mycothiol-dependent enzyme, translated as MDSDTIWRHVDTERSALADLLEQLPEDAWRTPSLCAGWTVRDVAAHLTHSHVGVRDLLGIAVRSGFRYNAAVRDAALRSPLDHEQIVSTLRGFVGSRRTVPGLSEREPLLDVLVHTQDICVPLGIDHPMPRDAAVVSLERVIWWSRRIPLGPRMRDVHLVATDVAWEWGAGRRIEGPVRWLLLAAGGRTVAHQHLTGEVRALA; from the coding sequence ATGGACAGCGACACGATCTGGCGTCATGTCGACACCGAGCGCTCCGCGCTGGCCGACCTCCTCGAGCAGCTGCCCGAGGACGCCTGGCGCACCCCGTCGCTGTGCGCGGGCTGGACGGTCCGCGACGTCGCCGCCCACCTGACCCACTCGCACGTCGGTGTCCGCGACCTGCTCGGGATCGCCGTCCGCTCGGGGTTCCGCTACAACGCGGCCGTGCGTGACGCGGCGCTGCGCAGCCCGCTGGACCACGAGCAGATCGTCAGCACGCTGCGCGGCTTCGTGGGGTCCAGGCGCACGGTGCCGGGACTCTCCGAGCGCGAGCCGCTGCTCGACGTCCTCGTGCACACCCAGGACATCTGCGTCCCGCTCGGCATCGACCACCCGATGCCCCGGGACGCGGCGGTCGTCTCGCTGGAGCGGGTGATCTGGTGGTCACGGCGCATCCCGCTCGGGCCGCGCATGCGTGACGTCCACCTGGTCGCCACCGACGTGGCCTGGGAGTGGGGCGCCGGCCGCCGGATCGAGGGTCCCGTGCGGTGGCTGCTGCTCGCGGCCGGCGGACGCACGGTCGCCCACCAGCACCTCACCGGCGAGGTGCGCGCCCTCGCCTGA
- a CDS encoding MarR family winged helix-turn-helix transcriptional regulator, whose translation MGTETSTDDGRPNVGLLMYVAARSLEARAYDAVVAGGADDITPAQARLMAQIDPGGTRVVTLAARARTTKQSAAFLVDQLERAGYVERVADPSDGRAKLIRLTPRARAIGDLADAEVARALSEWEGHVGSTRMRQLEETMAMLREITDPWA comes from the coding sequence GTGGGCACCGAGACGTCAACGGATGACGGCCGGCCGAACGTCGGACTGCTGATGTACGTCGCGGCGCGGTCGCTCGAAGCGCGGGCGTACGACGCCGTGGTGGCCGGCGGGGCCGACGACATCACGCCGGCCCAGGCGCGACTGATGGCGCAGATCGACCCGGGCGGGACCCGCGTGGTGACCCTCGCGGCCCGGGCTCGTACGACCAAGCAGTCGGCGGCCTTCCTCGTCGACCAGCTCGAGCGGGCCGGGTACGTCGAGCGCGTCGCCGACCCGAGCGACGGACGGGCCAAGCTGATCCGGCTCACGCCGCGTGCCCGCGCGATCGGCGACCTGGCCGATGCGGAGGTGGCCCGGGCGCTGAGCGAGTGGGAGGGGCACGTCGGATCCACCCGCATGCGACAGCTGGAGGAGACGATGGCGATGCTGCGCGAGATCACCGACCCGTGGGCCTGA
- a CDS encoding SCO4226 family nickel-binding protein, which translates to MPEFMDVHTTMKGVTSEALAEAHQADLAIQDDEQVNFKHAWADPESGMVFCLSEAPSAEAVQRIHERAGHPADNIYEVPIQA; encoded by the coding sequence ATGCCCGAGTTCATGGACGTCCACACCACGATGAAGGGGGTCACGTCCGAGGCCCTCGCCGAAGCCCACCAGGCCGACCTCGCGATCCAGGATGACGAGCAGGTGAACTTCAAGCACGCCTGGGCCGACCCCGAGTCGGGGATGGTCTTCTGCCTGTCCGAGGCGCCGAGCGCCGAGGCCGTCCAGAGGATCCACGAGCGTGCGGGTCACCCTGCCGACAACATCTACGAGGTACCGATCCAGGCCTGA
- a CDS encoding NfeD family protein, whose protein sequence is MWWLAWLIAAVLLGVAEFLTLTLAFGLLAGASLAAAVAAGLGASVPVQLVVFAVTGGIGLVAVRPVAKRHLALPPVSREGSDALVGRSAVVTSEVSAAGGMVHLSGEDWSARPYVDGLVIPAGVQVDVFEIAGATALVHPRDALLETQPRET, encoded by the coding sequence ATGTGGTGGCTTGCCTGGCTCATTGCCGCAGTGCTCCTCGGCGTGGCGGAGTTCCTCACGCTGACGCTGGCGTTCGGCCTCCTGGCTGGCGCCTCCCTGGCCGCGGCCGTCGCCGCGGGCCTCGGTGCGTCGGTGCCGGTGCAGCTGGTCGTCTTCGCGGTGACCGGCGGCATCGGGCTCGTCGCCGTACGCCCGGTCGCGAAGCGGCACCTCGCGCTGCCGCCGGTCTCCCGCGAGGGCAGCGACGCGCTCGTCGGCCGGTCCGCGGTGGTGACGAGCGAGGTCAGTGCCGCCGGCGGGATGGTCCACCTCTCGGGGGAGGACTGGTCGGCGAGGCCCTACGTGGACGGACTGGTCATCCCGGCCGGGGTACAGGTCGACGTGTTCGAGATCGCGGGAGCGACCGCGCTGGTGCACCCCCGTGACGCCCTGCTCGAAACCCAACCCAGAGAGACGTGA
- a CDS encoding SPFH domain-containing protein, whose amino-acid sequence MELLWVPLVVLAALVAFVVASSIRIVPQARRYNIERFGRYQRTLQPGLNLIIPLVDRVNTKLDVREHVYTSEPKPVITEDNLVVAIDTVLYYQITDPRAAAYEVTDYLRAIDQLTVTTLRNLIGSMDLESTLTSRETINVRLREVLDEATGRWGIRVNRVEIKAIDPPRSIQEAMEKQMRAERDKRAVILHAEGERQSLILTAEGTRSKMILEAEGRQQAKILEAEGEAQALERVFQAVHDNDADPQVLAYKYLEMLPRLAANGNGYFVIPGELSEAMRTVTSAFTERSAAGDPPAAEAPPELDGRAVPPPRARLVPDGGSG is encoded by the coding sequence ATGGAGCTGTTGTGGGTCCCCCTGGTCGTCCTGGCCGCCCTGGTCGCCTTCGTGGTGGCCTCCTCGATCCGGATCGTGCCGCAGGCCCGGCGCTACAACATCGAGAGGTTCGGTCGCTACCAGCGCACTCTGCAGCCGGGGCTGAACCTGATCATCCCGCTCGTGGACCGGGTCAACACCAAGCTCGACGTGCGCGAGCACGTCTACACCTCCGAGCCCAAGCCAGTGATCACCGAGGACAACCTGGTGGTGGCCATCGACACCGTCCTCTACTACCAGATCACCGACCCGCGGGCCGCGGCGTACGAGGTCACCGACTACCTGCGCGCGATCGACCAGCTGACCGTCACCACGCTGCGCAACCTGATCGGATCGATGGACCTCGAGAGCACCCTCACCTCGCGGGAGACCATCAACGTCCGTTTGCGCGAGGTCCTCGACGAGGCGACGGGACGATGGGGGATCCGGGTCAACCGGGTGGAGATCAAGGCGATCGACCCGCCGCGCAGCATCCAGGAGGCGATGGAGAAGCAGATGCGGGCCGAGCGCGACAAGCGCGCGGTCATCCTGCACGCCGAGGGTGAACGGCAGTCGCTGATCCTGACCGCCGAGGGCACCCGCAGCAAGATGATCCTCGAGGCCGAGGGCCGCCAGCAGGCCAAGATCCTGGAGGCGGAGGGCGAGGCCCAGGCCCTGGAGCGGGTCTTCCAGGCGGTCCACGACAACGACGCCGATCCGCAGGTGCTCGCCTACAAGTACCTCGAGATGCTGCCGCGCCTCGCCGCGAACGGCAACGGCTACTTCGTCATCCCCGGTGAGCTCAGCGAGGCGATGCGGACCGTGACGTCGGCCTTCACCGAGAGGTCGGCGGCGGGTGATCCTCCCGCCGCGGAGGCCCCGCCCGAGCTCGACGGCAGGGCGGTGCCACCCCCGCGAGCACGACTGGTGCCCGACGGCGGGAGTGGGTGA
- a CDS encoding NADPH-dependent 2,4-dienoyl-CoA reductase, whose amino-acid sequence MTHPRYPHLLEPLTLGAGPDALTLRNRVVMGSMHTGLEDHPWDIDKLAAFFEERARGGVGLIITGGYAPTKRGWLKPFASEMTNRLHAMRHQRVTGAVHEAGGAIALQVLHAGRYGYHPLSQSASDKKSPITPFKPHAMSSKEVDHTATAFAKSVALARKAGYDAVEIMGSEGYLINQFLAARTNDRDDQWGGSPARRMHFAVEVVRRSRELVGPDFPIVYRISLLDLVEGGQTWEETAELALHLQAAGVTVFNTGIGWHEARVPTIITQVPRGAWRSYTARLKQVVDVPVCASNRINTPELAEDILAAGEADLVSMARPLLADPAFVAKAMDERADEINTCIACNQACLDHVFSNDRASCLVNPRACHETELVLMPTQRVQTVAVVGAGPAGLAAATSAAERGFAVTLFERSAELGGQFRLAMAVPGKEDFADTLRYFTRRLEVLGVDVRLSTEATADDLAGFDQVVVATGVQPRIPEIPGIDHPSVASYAEVLSGLVVPGKRVAVIGAGGIGVDVSVFLTHEEEDLDDWMSHWGVGDPALTAGGLTEAKPRTPMREVTLVQRKTTPIGIGLGKTSGWAHRAVLKQSKVSMVSGATYDRIDDEGLHITVDGVARVVEADTIVVCAGQDSVRGLYDGLGRHAHLIGGATVHLIGGADVAAELDAKRAIKQGTEVVAGL is encoded by the coding sequence ATGACCCACCCCCGCTACCCCCACCTCCTCGAGCCGCTCACCCTCGGCGCCGGCCCGGACGCGCTCACGCTGCGCAACCGCGTCGTCATGGGCTCGATGCACACCGGGCTCGAGGACCACCCGTGGGACATCGACAAGCTCGCGGCGTTCTTCGAGGAGCGGGCGCGCGGTGGCGTCGGGCTGATCATCACCGGCGGCTACGCCCCCACCAAGCGGGGCTGGCTCAAGCCGTTCGCCTCCGAGATGACCAACCGCCTCCACGCGATGCGGCACCAGCGCGTCACCGGCGCGGTGCACGAGGCCGGCGGCGCGATCGCGCTGCAGGTGCTGCACGCCGGGCGCTACGGCTACCACCCGCTCTCCCAGAGCGCGTCGGACAAGAAGTCGCCGATCACGCCGTTCAAGCCGCACGCGATGTCGAGCAAGGAGGTCGACCACACCGCGACGGCCTTCGCCAAGAGCGTCGCCCTGGCCCGCAAGGCCGGCTACGACGCGGTCGAGATCATGGGCTCCGAGGGCTACCTGATCAACCAGTTCCTCGCCGCACGCACCAACGACCGCGACGACCAGTGGGGCGGCTCGCCCGCGCGCCGAATGCACTTCGCCGTCGAGGTCGTACGCCGCTCGCGCGAGCTGGTCGGTCCGGACTTCCCGATCGTCTACCGGATCTCGCTCCTCGACCTGGTCGAGGGCGGCCAGACCTGGGAGGAGACCGCCGAGCTGGCGCTGCACCTCCAGGCCGCCGGCGTCACCGTCTTCAACACCGGCATCGGCTGGCACGAGGCCCGGGTGCCGACGATCATCACGCAGGTCCCCCGCGGCGCCTGGCGGTCGTACACCGCTCGCCTCAAGCAGGTCGTCGACGTCCCGGTGTGCGCGTCGAACCGCATCAACACCCCCGAGCTGGCCGAGGACATCCTCGCCGCGGGCGAGGCCGACCTGGTCTCGATGGCGCGGCCGCTGCTGGCCGACCCGGCCTTCGTCGCCAAGGCGATGGACGAGCGCGCCGACGAGATCAACACCTGCATCGCCTGCAACCAGGCCTGCCTCGACCACGTGTTCTCCAACGACCGGGCCTCCTGCCTGGTCAACCCGCGCGCCTGCCACGAGACCGAGCTGGTGCTGATGCCGACCCAGCGCGTGCAGACCGTGGCCGTCGTCGGCGCCGGTCCGGCCGGCCTGGCCGCCGCGACCAGCGCGGCGGAGCGCGGCTTCGCGGTGACGTTGTTCGAGAGGTCCGCCGAGCTCGGCGGGCAGTTCCGGCTCGCGATGGCCGTGCCCGGCAAGGAGGACTTCGCCGACACCCTGCGCTACTTCACCCGTCGCCTCGAGGTCCTCGGTGTCGACGTACGCCTCTCGACCGAGGCCACGGCCGACGACCTCGCCGGCTTCGACCAGGTCGTCGTCGCCACCGGCGTCCAGCCCCGCATCCCGGAGATCCCCGGCATCGACCACCCGAGCGTGGCGTCGTACGCCGAGGTGCTGAGCGGCTTGGTCGTGCCGGGCAAGCGCGTCGCGGTGATCGGCGCGGGCGGCATCGGCGTCGACGTGAGCGTCTTCCTCACTCACGAGGAGGAGGACCTCGACGACTGGATGTCGCACTGGGGCGTCGGCGACCCCGCGCTCACCGCCGGCGGCCTCACCGAGGCCAAGCCGCGTACGCCGATGCGCGAGGTCACTCTCGTGCAGCGCAAGACCACCCCGATCGGCATCGGGCTCGGCAAGACCTCCGGCTGGGCGCACCGCGCCGTGCTCAAGCAGTCGAAGGTCTCAATGGTCAGCGGCGCGACCTACGACCGCATCGACGACGAGGGCCTGCACATCACCGTCGACGGCGTCGCCCGCGTGGTCGAGGCCGACACGATCGTGGTCTGCGCCGGGCAGGACTCCGTGCGCGGCCTGTACGACGGGCTCGGCCGCCACGCCCACCTGATCGGCGGAGCCACGGTGCACCTGATCGGCGGAGCCGATGTCGCCGCCGAGCTCGACGCGAAGCGCGCGATCAAGCAGGGCACCGAGGTGGTGGCGGGGTTGTGA
- a CDS encoding PadR family transcriptional regulator, producing MALEHALLVALSERPASGLELTRRFERSLGFFWHATHQQIYRVLARMEADGWVTVEVVEQEGRPDKRVHTPSAEGRRVLADWLETPMPMETFRSELAVKLRGASYGDRTALMRHLRDARADHALRLATYEQMEREQFPDPTGLAPGLRDRWLVLRGGIRLEHFWIDWITEYLQAHEMETS from the coding sequence ATGGCCCTCGAGCACGCCCTCCTCGTCGCGCTCAGCGAGCGACCCGCGAGCGGCCTCGAGCTGACCCGGCGCTTCGAGAGGTCGCTCGGCTTCTTCTGGCACGCCACCCACCAGCAGATCTACCGCGTGCTCGCCCGGATGGAGGCCGACGGCTGGGTCACCGTCGAGGTCGTCGAGCAGGAGGGCCGCCCCGACAAACGGGTGCACACCCCGTCGGCCGAGGGACGCCGGGTGCTCGCCGACTGGCTGGAGACCCCGATGCCGATGGAGACCTTCCGCAGCGAGCTCGCCGTCAAGCTGCGCGGGGCGTCGTACGGCGACCGCACCGCGCTGATGCGACACCTGCGCGACGCGAGGGCCGACCACGCGCTCCGCCTCGCGACCTACGAGCAGATGGAGCGCGAGCAGTTCCCCGACCCGACGGGCCTCGCGCCCGGGCTGCGCGACCGCTGGCTGGTGCTGCGCGGCGGCATCCGGCTCGAGCACTTCTGGATCGACTGGATCACCGAGTACCTGCAGGCCCACGAGATGGAGACGTCATGA
- a CDS encoding Lrp/AsnC family transcriptional regulator, with protein sequence MPPASPSVDPAPLDALDRRLLTELAADGRVTNAALAKRLGIAESTCLQRVRSLRERGVVRGIHADIDLAALGYPIQAVIKVRLGSHNRDHVASFHQVLAHVPGVLRVLHVGGEDDYLLHVAVSSTAQLRDLVLEHLNVHPVVRHTETQLVFEEIAGAGVL encoded by the coding sequence ATGCCCCCTGCCTCCCCCTCGGTGGATCCTGCACCCCTCGACGCGCTCGACCGGCGCCTGCTCACCGAGCTCGCCGCGGACGGCCGGGTCACCAACGCCGCGCTCGCCAAGCGCCTCGGGATCGCCGAGTCGACCTGCCTGCAGCGGGTACGGTCCCTGCGGGAGCGAGGTGTCGTCCGCGGCATCCACGCCGACATCGACCTGGCCGCCCTCGGCTACCCGATCCAGGCGGTGATCAAGGTCCGCCTGGGCAGCCACAACCGCGACCACGTCGCGAGCTTCCACCAGGTCCTCGCGCACGTGCCGGGGGTGCTGCGCGTCCTGCACGTCGGGGGCGAGGACGACTACCTCCTCCACGTCGCCGTCTCCTCGACCGCCCAGCTGCGCGACCTGGTGCTCGAGCACCTCAACGTCCACCCCGTCGTCCGGCACACCGAGACCCAGCTGGTGTTCGAGGAGATCGCGGGCGCCGGGGTGCTCTGA
- a CDS encoding trans-sulfuration enzyme family protein has protein sequence MSSLDTLAVHAGRADLGALGVHALPLDLSTTNPLPSIDAGGESYESMATGGRPAEGGMVYQRLWNPTVGRFEDALAGLEHTDAAVAFSTGMAAVTGAVLAAVAEGAGRHVVAVRPLYGGTDHLLASGILGVETTYCAPHEVAGAVRPDTCLVVLETPANPTLELVDLDAVVAAAGDVPVLVDNTFATPVLQNPADHGAGLVLHSATKYLGGHGDAMGGVIACSAEWAAALRRVRAVTGALLHPMGAYLLHRGLATLPLRVRAQQDGAGKVAAWLASHPAVRDVRWPGLAECDPLGLVGRQMRGPGAMLAFRVEGGYAAASCVTESVRLFTHAVSLGGVDSLVQHPAALTHRPVAAEARPDADVLRLSIGLEDPEDLCADLGRALDEASRP, from the coding sequence ATGTCCAGTCTCGACACCCTCGCCGTGCACGCCGGCCGCGCCGACCTGGGGGCGCTCGGCGTCCACGCGCTCCCGCTCGACCTGTCCACGACCAACCCGCTGCCGAGCATCGACGCGGGTGGCGAGTCGTACGAGTCGATGGCGACCGGCGGGCGCCCCGCCGAGGGCGGCATGGTCTACCAGCGGCTCTGGAACCCGACCGTCGGCCGCTTCGAGGACGCGCTCGCCGGTCTGGAGCACACCGACGCGGCGGTCGCGTTCTCGACCGGGATGGCCGCCGTCACGGGTGCGGTGCTGGCGGCCGTCGCCGAGGGTGCGGGGCGCCACGTCGTCGCCGTCCGGCCGCTCTACGGCGGCACCGACCACCTCCTCGCCTCCGGGATCCTCGGCGTCGAGACGACCTACTGCGCGCCGCACGAGGTGGCGGGTGCCGTACGTCCCGACACCTGCCTCGTCGTCCTGGAGACCCCGGCCAACCCGACGCTCGAGCTCGTCGACCTCGACGCCGTCGTCGCCGCGGCCGGTGACGTACCGGTGCTGGTCGACAACACGTTCGCCACCCCGGTCCTGCAGAACCCCGCCGACCACGGCGCGGGACTGGTGCTGCACAGCGCCACGAAGTACCTCGGCGGCCACGGCGATGCCATGGGCGGCGTCATCGCCTGCTCCGCGGAGTGGGCCGCAGCGCTGCGCCGCGTCCGCGCCGTGACGGGCGCGCTGCTCCACCCGATGGGCGCCTACCTCCTCCACCGCGGCCTGGCCACGCTCCCGCTGCGGGTGCGCGCGCAGCAGGACGGAGCCGGCAAGGTCGCCGCCTGGCTGGCCTCGCACCCGGCCGTGCGTGACGTGCGCTGGCCCGGTCTCGCCGAGTGCGACCCGCTCGGCCTCGTCGGGCGGCAGATGCGCGGGCCCGGCGCGATGCTCGCCTTCCGCGTCGAGGGCGGGTACGCCGCCGCATCGTGTGTGACGGAGTCGGTCCGGCTGTTCACCCACGCCGTCTCCCTCGGCGGGGTGGACTCGCTCGTCCAGCACCCGGCGGCGCTGACCCACCGCCCGGTCGCCGCGGAGGCGAGGCCGGACGCCGACGTCCTCCGTCTCTCGATCGGCCTCGAGGACCCCGAGGACCTGTGCGCCGACCTCGGGCGCGCGCTGGACGAGGCCTCGCGACCCTGA
- a CDS encoding CaiB/BaiF CoA transferase family protein, with translation MAYELGQGSGPLRGVKVVEVAGIGPGPHACMILADLGADVIRIDRPGGGMFSGGRTDLLSRGRPSVALDLKRPEAVATVLDLVEQADVLVEGMRPGAIERMGLGPAECHARNPRLVFARMTGWGQDGPWSRAAGHDMNYIAVTGALHGLGQDRDRPHFPGNLLGDFGGGSTYLVIGILAALLEARTSGRGQVVDAAIVDGTAHLNTIASSFAAMGLDTGRRAAGLLDGGTPWYDLYETADGEHVSVGALEPQFWAALVERIGVELPDRDDPANHAAIRAALTARFKERTQAEWAEVFDGTDACVAPVVRLTDAPDHPHLAARGTFVAPDGVTQPAPAPRFSRTSPTVGSPPALPGEHTREALAAWGIDDVDALIDAGAATQA, from the coding sequence ATGGCGTACGAGCTGGGACAGGGCAGCGGACCGCTGCGGGGCGTGAAGGTGGTCGAGGTCGCCGGCATCGGGCCCGGCCCGCACGCCTGCATGATCCTGGCCGACCTCGGCGCCGACGTGATCCGCATCGACCGCCCGGGTGGCGGGATGTTCTCCGGCGGCCGCACCGACCTGCTCAGCCGGGGCCGGCCCAGCGTCGCGCTCGACCTCAAGCGTCCCGAGGCCGTCGCGACGGTGCTCGACCTGGTGGAGCAGGCGGACGTGCTCGTCGAGGGGATGCGGCCCGGGGCGATCGAGCGCATGGGTCTCGGTCCGGCCGAGTGCCACGCGCGCAACCCGCGGCTGGTCTTCGCCCGGATGACCGGCTGGGGACAGGACGGTCCGTGGAGCCGCGCGGCCGGGCACGACATGAACTACATCGCGGTCACCGGCGCCCTCCACGGGCTCGGCCAGGACCGCGACCGGCCACACTTCCCCGGCAACCTCCTCGGCGACTTCGGCGGCGGCTCGACCTACCTCGTCATCGGCATCCTCGCCGCCCTCCTCGAGGCGCGCACGAGCGGTCGCGGGCAAGTCGTCGACGCCGCCATCGTCGACGGCACCGCCCACCTCAACACCATCGCCTCGAGCTTCGCCGCGATGGGGCTGGACACCGGACGCAGGGCCGCAGGGCTCCTCGACGGCGGCACCCCCTGGTACGACCTCTACGAGACGGCCGACGGGGAGCACGTCAGCGTCGGCGCCCTCGAGCCGCAGTTCTGGGCGGCGCTCGTCGAGCGCATCGGCGTCGAGCTGCCCGACCGCGACGACCCGGCCAACCATGCCGCGATCCGCGCCGCGTTGACGGCTCGGTTCAAGGAGCGTACGCAGGCCGAGTGGGCCGAGGTCTTCGACGGCACCGACGCCTGCGTCGCGCCCGTCGTACGCCTCACCGACGCCCCCGACCACCCGCACCTCGCGGCGCGCGGCACCTTCGTCGCGCCGGACGGCGTCACCCAGCCGGCGCCCGCTCCGCGCTTCTCGCGGACCTCGCCGACGGTCGGCAGCCCGCCCGCGCTGCCCGGCGAGCACACCCGCGAGGCGCTCGCGGCGTGGGGGATCGACGACGTGGACGCGCTCATCGACGCTGGGGCGGCGACGCAGGCGTGA
- a CDS encoding glutamine amidotransferase, producing MKPFLFLGTRAEDDVAQQEYDAVLAGCGLRPEELVRVRLEAGPLGEVDLDDWSGVILGGGPFNVSDPEDVKSPAQRRAEAELHALALRVVATDVPFLGACYGVGVLGTLAGGVVDRTFGEPIGARPVRLTDEGRADPLFGVMPEAFDAYLGHKEAVARLPDGAVLLASTDTCPVHAFRLGRNVYATQFHPELDAVAICDRIDAYSAHGYYEPHEQEVLKAAAREAMVTEPVRLLARFVELHARA from the coding sequence GTGAAGCCCTTCCTCTTCCTCGGCACCCGCGCGGAGGACGACGTCGCCCAGCAGGAGTACGACGCCGTGCTCGCCGGGTGCGGCCTGCGACCAGAGGAGCTCGTGCGCGTACGCCTGGAGGCAGGCCCGCTCGGCGAGGTGGACCTCGACGACTGGTCCGGGGTCATCCTCGGTGGCGGCCCGTTCAACGTCTCCGACCCCGAGGACGTGAAGTCGCCTGCCCAGCGTCGCGCCGAGGCCGAGCTGCACGCCCTCGCCCTGCGGGTGGTCGCCACGGACGTCCCCTTCCTGGGCGCGTGCTACGGCGTCGGGGTGCTCGGCACCCTCGCCGGCGGCGTGGTCGACCGGACCTTCGGCGAGCCCATCGGCGCGCGGCCCGTGCGGCTGACCGACGAGGGGCGCGCCGACCCGCTGTTCGGAGTCATGCCGGAGGCGTTCGACGCCTACCTCGGCCACAAGGAGGCGGTCGCCCGGCTGCCCGACGGGGCGGTGCTGCTCGCCTCGACCGACACCTGCCCGGTGCACGCCTTCCGCCTCGGCCGCAACGTCTACGCCACCCAGTTCCACCCCGAGCTCGACGCCGTCGCCATCTGCGACCGCATCGACGCCTACAGCGCCCACGGCTACTACGAGCCGCACGAGCAGGAGGTGCTCAAGGCCGCAGCGCGCGAGGCGATGGTCACCGAGCCGGTGCGGTTGCTGGCGAGGTTCGTCGAGCTCCACGCGCGGGCGTGA
- a CDS encoding flavin-containing monooxygenase: MDARTAEHVDVLIVGAGLSGIGAAAHLVKDLPGTSYAVLERRGSSGGTWDLFRYPGIRSDSDMHTLGYRFRPWRGDVSLADGASILDYVRDTAREYGVGRHIRYGHKVVAAAWDSTTALWTVTAEVDGGARTLTADFLWSCSGYYDYDQGYTPDFEGRDRFRGEVVHPQHWPEDLDCAGRRVVVIGSGATAVTLVPALARTGAAHVTMLQRSPTYVVSVPGRDVVKGRLTRLVGESRSYAVTRWKNIALQSALYRVSRRKPDLVRKVVRKTNVAQLPPGYAVDTHFRPAYDPWDQRMCLVPDGDLFAAIRDGAASVVTDRIVSFTETGLVLASGEHLEADVVVTATGLNLQLFGGAELSVDGETVKPHETMAYRAMMLSGVPNFAFTIGYTNASWTLKADLVGEYVVRVLERMRSTGARRVVPVRDESVGEAPLMALDAGYVQRLVHTLPRQGTVAPWSLKQSYLHDALMIRTARLDDGVLDWA; the protein is encoded by the coding sequence ATGGACGCGAGGACCGCCGAGCACGTCGACGTGCTGATCGTGGGGGCGGGGCTGTCGGGCATCGGCGCGGCGGCCCACCTGGTCAAGGACCTGCCCGGCACGTCGTACGCCGTGCTCGAGCGGCGCGGGTCCAGCGGCGGCACCTGGGACCTGTTCCGCTATCCGGGGATCCGGTCCGACTCCGACATGCACACCCTCGGCTACCGGTTCCGGCCGTGGCGCGGGGACGTCTCGCTAGCCGACGGCGCCTCGATCCTCGACTACGTGCGCGACACCGCGCGCGAGTACGGCGTGGGCCGCCACATCCGCTACGGGCACAAGGTCGTCGCCGCGGCGTGGGACTCGACGACGGCGCTCTGGACGGTCACGGCCGAGGTCGACGGCGGGGCGCGGACGCTGACCGCCGACTTCCTGTGGTCGTGCAGCGGCTACTACGACTACGACCAGGGCTACACGCCCGACTTCGAGGGCCGGGACCGCTTCCGCGGCGAGGTCGTGCACCCCCAGCACTGGCCCGAGGACCTCGACTGCGCCGGCCGGAGGGTCGTGGTGATCGGCTCCGGCGCCACGGCCGTGACCCTCGTCCCGGCCCTGGCCCGCACGGGCGCCGCCCACGTCACGATGCTGCAGCGCTCGCCGACGTACGTCGTCTCCGTGCCGGGCCGGGACGTGGTGAAGGGCCGGCTGACGCGGCTCGTCGGCGAGAGCCGGTCGTACGCCGTGACACGGTGGAAGAACATCGCGCTCCAGTCGGCGCTCTACCGGGTGAGCCGCCGCAAGCCGGACCTGGTCCGCAAGGTCGTCCGCAAGACCAACGTCGCGCAGCTGCCGCCGGGCTACGCGGTCGACACGCACTTCAGGCCGGCGTACGACCCGTGGGACCAGCGGATGTGCCTGGTGCCCGACGGCGACCTGTTCGCGGCGATCCGGGACGGCGCGGCCTCCGTGGTCACCGACCGGATCGTGTCGTTCACCGAGACCGGCCTCGTGCTGGCGTCGGGGGAGCACCTCGAGGCCGACGTGGTGGTCACCGCCACCGGCCTCAACCTCCAGCTCTTCGGCGGCGCCGAGCTCAGCGTCGACGGCGAGACGGTCAAGCCGCACGAGACCATGGCCTACCGGGCGATGATGCTCTCCGGCGTGCCCAACTTCGCCTTCACCATCGGCTACACCAACGCGTCGTGGACGCTGAAGGCCGACCTCGTGGGCGAGTACGTCGTGCGGGTGCTGGAGCGGATGCGGTCCACCGGGGCGCGACGGGTCGTGCCGGTGCGCGACGAGTCGGTGGGCGAGGCGCCGCTGATGGCCCTCGACGCCGGCTACGTCCAGCGGCTCGTGCACACGCTGCCCCGGCAGGGAACGGTGGCGCCGTGGTCGCTGAAGCAGAGCTATCTCCACGACGCGCTCATGATCCGCACGGCCCGGCTCGACGACGGGGTCCTGGACTGGGCCTGA